The following proteins come from a genomic window of Myxococcota bacterium:
- a CDS encoding NAD-dependent epimerase/dehydratase family protein — protein sequence MASSEKVLIVGVARGHGRLLARRLSRDMRVVGVDTDEWERRPAGAPFYRTDVRARAFEDALRKELPDAVVHLGTVRHFRGPATQRFDVNVRGTRKLLDHCRSYGVKKLCVLSTSYVYGALPDNPSFVAEDHPLLAGRNYPEIRDLVEVDSLATAFMWQHPDIHTSILRPVPTLGYYSDNSIVSYLRGPRVVVMMGFNPMLQFMHEEDLVEAVAMSLTRRLRGVYNVTGPGEVPLRVAIEETGGRPLALPEPIARPLLARLFRLGLVRIPPGAIDYIKYPCTIAGERFAKETGFRPLFGLKESFRSLRH from the coding sequence GTGGCTAGCTCGGAAAAAGTTCTGATCGTCGGGGTCGCCCGCGGGCACGGGCGGCTGCTCGCCCGCCGACTCTCTCGCGACATGCGCGTGGTGGGAGTCGACACCGACGAGTGGGAGCGCCGGCCCGCAGGCGCCCCGTTCTACCGGACCGACGTGCGCGCGCGCGCGTTCGAGGACGCCCTGCGCAAGGAGCTCCCGGATGCCGTCGTGCATCTCGGAACGGTACGGCACTTCCGCGGACCGGCGACGCAGCGCTTCGACGTGAACGTCCGCGGCACGCGGAAGTTACTCGACCACTGCCGCAGCTACGGCGTGAAGAAGCTGTGCGTCCTGTCCACCAGCTACGTGTACGGCGCGCTGCCCGACAACCCGAGCTTCGTGGCCGAGGACCACCCGCTGCTCGCGGGCCGCAACTACCCCGAGATCCGCGACCTGGTCGAAGTCGACTCGCTCGCCACCGCCTTCATGTGGCAGCACCCCGACATCCACACCTCGATCCTGCGGCCGGTGCCGACGCTCGGCTACTACAGCGACAACTCGATCGTGAGCTACCTGCGCGGGCCGCGCGTGGTGGTCATGATGGGCTTCAACCCGATGCTGCAGTTCATGCACGAGGAGGACCTGGTCGAGGCGGTCGCCATGTCACTCACTCGCCGGCTGCGCGGCGTGTACAACGTGACCGGCCCGGGCGAGGTGCCCCTGCGCGTGGCGATCGAAGAGACCGGCGGCCGCCCGCTGGCGCTGCCCGAGCCGATCGCGCGTCCGCTGCTCGCGCGACTCTTCCGCCTGGGCCTGGTGCGCATCCCGCCCGGCGCGATCGACTACATCAAGTACCCGTGC
- a CDS encoding alpha/beta family hydrolase — translation MDTNVKFETIRIPVMPEVQVTGVVATPEWWPSGQRIGLVIAHDATGGRDEPTLVAIQEALSAKGHLTLRFAFPFAEEKKKRPDPPAVLDRAFRAAVQAVLSDPENAPARMLVGGIGLGARVATRAVSQGLKVDAAFSFGFPLHPSGKPSHQDVDYLYRVICPLLFVQGARDPHCRIDKLEELLRRIGAPTRLHVISDTGPGLEPVKRAGKTVEQVRAEALTHLEAYILEVIGRG, via the coding sequence ATGGACACGAACGTCAAGTTCGAGACCATCCGGATCCCCGTGATGCCGGAGGTCCAGGTCACGGGCGTCGTCGCCACTCCCGAGTGGTGGCCGAGCGGCCAGAGGATCGGCCTCGTGATCGCACACGATGCGACCGGAGGCAGGGACGAGCCGACGCTGGTGGCCATTCAGGAGGCGCTATCGGCCAAGGGCCATCTTACCCTGCGCTTCGCCTTTCCCTTCGCGGAGGAGAAGAAGAAGCGCCCGGATCCGCCCGCGGTGCTCGACCGGGCGTTCCGCGCCGCGGTGCAGGCGGTGCTGTCCGACCCCGAGAACGCGCCCGCGCGCATGCTGGTCGGGGGCATCGGCCTGGGCGCGCGCGTCGCCACGCGCGCAGTGTCTCAGGGGCTGAAGGTCGACGCGGCGTTCTCGTTCGGCTTCCCGCTGCACCCGTCCGGCAAGCCCAGCCACCAGGACGTGGACTACCTGTACCGGGTCATCTGTCCGCTCTTGTTCGTGCAGGGCGCGCGTGACCCGCACTGCCGCATCGACAAGCTCGAGGAGCTTTTGCGGCGCATCGGCGCCCCTACACGTTTGCATGTCATCTCCGACACCGGACCGGGGCTCGAGCCCGTGAAGCGCGCCGGGAAGACCGTCGAGCAGGTGCGCGCCGAAGCACTGACTCACCTCGAGGCGTACATCCTCGAG